The following coding sequences lie in one Sphingomonas sp. M1-B02 genomic window:
- a CDS encoding S41 family peptidase, giving the protein MGHRLTGLGLALSLANIPIAGAQETPAAWDPTPWIEDLAQVREAIDQKYANLEWLTQEREVPLDKGFAQIEAAVKRAGSDAAARAAFDRLVERIGDGHVRLRWKAPASTAPAASGGLCARLGYNGRQVRAGTAATLPGYRAIDSGPFAAGLVASGGTRIGVVRIGVFDPHGYPVLCEAAAAAEALAPDAPCDEVCADRIVTHAYAAMTRGLATTLARLKAEGAETLLVDIADNGGGSEWTETAARMLSARTLTSASTAFVRGPHWARIWGDLGARLLGFAANERGADKARLLAWAAQAESAQREAQTPCERSTGCSRIVKAAYATGLVGDARQGAFAGKPWGVHVFNPAQIPYVQGAWDGPLVVLTDGETWSAAEQFAALLQDNKAAVVLGGRTGGAGCGYSWGGSPTTLRHSGAVLQLPDCVRFRADGSNEVRGVIPDILSGARPTDGSKLRAALTAAKLDEAVVRARALHAATSGMR; this is encoded by the coding sequence ATGGGACATCGGCTGACCGGATTGGGGCTGGCTTTGTCGCTGGCGAATATACCTATCGCGGGGGCGCAAGAGACGCCGGCCGCCTGGGACCCGACTCCCTGGATCGAGGACCTGGCGCAGGTCCGCGAAGCAATCGATCAGAAATACGCCAATCTTGAATGGCTGACGCAGGAACGCGAGGTCCCGCTCGACAAGGGCTTCGCGCAGATTGAGGCGGCAGTGAAGCGCGCGGGGAGCGACGCCGCGGCGCGGGCGGCGTTCGACCGGCTCGTCGAGCGTATCGGCGACGGCCACGTCCGGTTGCGGTGGAAAGCCCCGGCTTCGACGGCGCCGGCGGCAAGCGGAGGCCTGTGCGCCCGGCTTGGCTATAATGGCCGCCAGGTTCGGGCGGGCACGGCGGCGACCCTGCCGGGATATCGCGCCATCGACAGCGGCCCGTTTGCGGCGGGTCTGGTCGCGAGCGGCGGCACCCGGATCGGCGTGGTGCGCATTGGCGTGTTCGACCCGCACGGCTATCCCGTGCTGTGCGAGGCGGCTGCGGCGGCGGAAGCGCTCGCGCCCGACGCGCCGTGCGACGAGGTCTGCGCCGATCGGATCGTCACGCATGCCTATGCGGCCATGACGCGCGGTCTCGCGACGACGCTGGCGCGGTTGAAAGCCGAAGGCGCCGAGACGCTGCTCGTCGATATTGCCGACAATGGCGGCGGATCGGAATGGACCGAGACTGCGGCGCGGATGCTCAGCGCCCGCACGCTGACCTCGGCCTCGACGGCGTTCGTGCGGGGGCCGCACTGGGCTAGGATCTGGGGCGACCTCGGCGCCCGCCTGCTCGGCTTCGCGGCGAACGAGCGCGGCGCGGACAAGGCCCGGCTGCTCGCTTGGGCGGCGCAGGCCGAATCGGCGCAGCGCGAGGCGCAAACGCCGTGCGAACGGTCAACCGGCTGCTCTCGGATCGTCAAGGCGGCCTATGCCACCGGGCTGGTCGGGGACGCGCGGCAGGGCGCCTTTGCCGGTAAGCCCTGGGGCGTCCACGTCTTCAATCCAGCGCAAATCCCCTATGTTCAGGGCGCGTGGGACGGGCCGCTGGTGGTGCTGACCGACGGCGAGACCTGGTCGGCCGCCGAACAGTTCGCCGCGTTGCTCCAGGACAATAAGGCAGCGGTGGTGCTGGGTGGCCGGACCGGTGGCGCCGGCTGCGGCTATAGCTGGGGCGGCAGCCCGACGACGCTGCGCCATTCGGGCGCGGTGCTGCAACTCCCGGATTGCGTCCGCTTCCGCGCCGACGGCTCGAACGAGGTTCGCGGAGTCATTCCCGACATCTTGTCCGGTGCCCGCCCCACCGACGGATCGAAGCTGCGTGCGGCGTTGACCGCGGCGAAGCTCGACGAGGCGGTGGTGCGAGCCCGGGCGCTCCATGCTGCGACGTCGGGCATGCGCTGA
- a CDS encoding glycoside hydrolase family 9 protein, which produces MESDVTGKKIDILLAAGLLASVAASPAALAQSRIELNDAGYFETRGVNVLVFSNWYDGLFADSKISGVEIIQQGERTATNGDVRLSATPGQWDPIGRMVKRTVDAKTGTIEALLEYPEHKFQYRIRAERKPDGVHIAVILDQPLPAALVGKAGFNLEFLPSAYFRESYLADGKGGSFPLYPAGDMVAGGERNAASGRDIGPGAEPLPMASGQTIVFAPEDPARRVTVRSAAGKLELFDGRNQAQNGWFVLRSLIPEGKTGRVVEWTVSPNSVPGWLRDPVIGHSQLGYAPQQAKVAVIELDANAKPAGVARLLRLDATGKTVVAHSATPKPAGKYLRYNYLNYDFSQVREPGLYQLDYAGKRTATFRIAPDIYDTAWHPSLDVYMPVQMDHMLVNEAYRVWHGDSHRDDARQAPVNHEHVDLYRQGPTTDTKYKPGEHVPGLDVGGWLDAGDFDIRTQTQYAVVRTLARIWDDHQPMRDQTLVDHNLRHVEMHVPDGKPDLLQQIEHGALYLASMYDAVGYAVHGVVEPNVAQYTHLGDAATKTDGLIYDPKLAYGERKGERSGTPDDRWVFTSKSSALNYGSAAGLAAAARALRSSNPALSEKALGIAKRVWDEEHSHAPHTFSHGNTTGGKLEHEEFGAAIELLLTTRDAKYAERIEALWPAVSGAFGYLAPSLLPALPLTSPAFTARVREAARAWKAAPAPANPYGVPITEGGWAGNGAVMQYGLTDHAIAKAFPELSDGSRVFRALDYLHGTHPGSNLSFVSGVGTQSKEVAYGSNRADFSFIAGGVVPGVLILKPDFPENSENWPFFWGENEYVVNMSPTYIELVHAARELLAKQ; this is translated from the coding sequence ATGGAGAGCGATGTGACGGGCAAGAAGATCGATATCCTGTTGGCTGCCGGCTTGCTGGCGAGCGTGGCGGCATCGCCCGCCGCTTTGGCGCAAAGCCGGATCGAGTTGAACGACGCGGGCTATTTCGAGACGCGCGGCGTCAACGTCCTCGTCTTTTCAAACTGGTATGATGGGCTGTTCGCCGATTCGAAGATCAGCGGTGTGGAGATCATCCAGCAAGGCGAGCGCACCGCGACCAACGGCGACGTCCGTCTCTCCGCGACGCCGGGCCAATGGGACCCGATCGGGCGGATGGTGAAGCGCACCGTCGATGCGAAGACCGGGACGATCGAGGCGCTGCTCGAATATCCCGAGCACAAGTTCCAGTATCGCATCCGCGCCGAGCGCAAGCCGGACGGGGTGCATATCGCGGTGATCCTCGACCAGCCGCTCCCCGCCGCGCTGGTCGGCAAGGCGGGCTTCAACCTCGAATTCCTGCCCTCGGCCTATTTCCGCGAGAGCTACCTGGCCGATGGCAAAGGCGGCAGCTTCCCGCTCTATCCGGCGGGCGACATGGTGGCGGGCGGCGAACGCAACGCGGCGAGCGGGCGCGACATCGGCCCGGGCGCCGAGCCTTTGCCGATGGCATCGGGCCAGACGATCGTGTTCGCGCCCGAAGATCCCGCGCGGCGCGTCACGGTGCGCTCGGCGGCGGGCAAGCTCGAACTGTTCGACGGGCGCAACCAGGCGCAGAATGGCTGGTTCGTGCTGCGCAGCCTGATTCCCGAGGGCAAGACCGGCCGCGTGGTCGAATGGACGGTCAGCCCGAACAGCGTGCCCGGCTGGCTGCGCGATCCGGTGATCGGCCATTCGCAGCTCGGCTATGCGCCGCAGCAGGCGAAGGTCGCGGTGATCGAGCTCGACGCCAATGCCAAGCCCGCAGGCGTCGCCCGGCTCCTGCGGCTCGATGCGACCGGCAAGACCGTGGTCGCGCACTCGGCTACCCCCAAGCCGGCCGGCAAATATCTGCGCTACAATTACCTGAACTATGATTTCAGCCAGGTCCGCGAGCCCGGACTCTATCAGCTCGATTATGCCGGCAAGCGCACCGCCACCTTCCGCATCGCCCCCGACATTTACGACACTGCCTGGCATCCCAGCCTCGACGTCTACATGCCCGTCCAGATGGACCATATGCTGGTCAACGAGGCCTATCGCGTCTGGCACGGCGACAGCCACCGCGACGACGCCCGCCAGGCGCCGGTGAACCATGAGCATGTCGACCTCTATCGCCAGGGCCCGACCACCGACACCAAATATAAGCCCGGCGAGCATGTCCCCGGCCTCGATGTCGGCGGCTGGCTCGATGCAGGCGACTTCGACATCCGCACCCAGACCCAATATGCCGTCGTCCGCACGCTCGCTCGGATCTGGGACGATCATCAGCCGATGCGCGACCAGACGCTGGTCGATCACAATCTGCGCCATGTCGAAATGCACGTCCCCGACGGCAAGCCCGACCTGCTCCAGCAGATCGAGCATGGCGCGCTCTATCTCGCCTCGATGTACGATGCGGTCGGCTATGCGGTGCACGGCGTCGTCGAGCCCAACGTCGCCCAATATACCCATCTCGGCGACGCCGCGACGAAGACCGACGGGCTGATCTATGATCCGAAGCTGGCTTATGGCGAGCGCAAGGGCGAGCGCAGCGGCACGCCCGACGATCGCTGGGTCTTCACCAGCAAGTCGAGCGCGCTCAATTATGGATCGGCGGCGGGCCTGGCCGCGGCCGCGCGCGCCCTGCGCAGCTCGAACCCGGCGCTGTCGGAGAAAGCGCTCGGGATCGCCAAGCGCGTCTGGGACGAGGAGCATAGTCACGCTCCCCATACGTTCAGTCACGGCAACACCACCGGCGGCAAGCTCGAGCATGAGGAATTCGGCGCTGCGATCGAGCTGCTGCTGACAACGCGCGACGCCAAATATGCGGAGCGGATCGAGGCTTTATGGCCCGCGGTCTCGGGCGCGTTCGGCTATCTTGCGCCGTCGCTGCTGCCAGCGCTGCCACTGACCAGCCCGGCCTTCACCGCCAGGGTCCGCGAAGCCGCCCGCGCCTGGAAGGCCGCGCCCGCTCCCGCCAACCCGTACGGCGTGCCGATCACCGAAGGCGGCTGGGCGGGCAACGGCGCGGTGATGCAATATGGCCTGACCGACCATGCGATCGCAAAGGCCTTCCCCGAGCTCAGCGACGGCAGCCGCGTGTTCCGCGCGCTCGATTATCTCCACGGCACGCATCCGGGATCGAACCTGTCGTTCGTCTCCGGAGTCGGCACGCAATCGAAGGAAGTGGCCTATGGCAGCAACCGCGCCGACTTCTCGTTCATTGCCGGCGGGGTGGTGCCCGGCGTGCTGATCCTGAAGCCCGATTTCCCCGAGAATAGCGAGAATTGGCCCTTCTTCTGGGGCGAGAACGAATATGTCGTGAACATGAGCCCGACCTATATCGAGCTGGTCCACGCGGCGCGGGAGTTGCTTGCGAAGCAATAG
- a CDS encoding iron-containing redox enzyme family protein translates to MATRPSGFANDAGSQFLSDSFQRGLAHWNRERLEPGFPTSDWSRTLDRDLKMQRLEGGFLEELRAEVIEEAAAAPTDVEGFIAWFEALKASGPGQNDPLFPWLAEEADIDQFRWFFEQEAAGEAGFDDLVAMTQVKLPVRPKLELARNYWDEMGHGTFKGMHGPMLDALVETLQVNPVIENTVWESLSLANAMTAMAANRRYAWHSVGALGAIELTAPARSQATADGLKRLGFSGKERRYFSVHAVLDVKHSIEWNREAIRPAVEEDPARATAMAEGALIRLRCGERCFAAYRNHLWG, encoded by the coding sequence ATGGCTACCCGTCCAAGCGGCTTCGCAAATGATGCGGGCTCGCAATTTCTGTCCGACAGCTTCCAGCGCGGACTCGCGCATTGGAACCGCGAACGACTCGAGCCTGGCTTTCCCACCAGCGACTGGAGCCGTACGCTCGATCGCGACCTCAAGATGCAGCGCCTCGAAGGCGGCTTCCTCGAGGAATTGCGCGCCGAGGTGATCGAAGAGGCGGCCGCGGCGCCGACCGATGTCGAAGGTTTCATCGCCTGGTTCGAGGCGCTCAAGGCGAGCGGCCCGGGCCAGAACGATCCGCTCTTTCCGTGGCTCGCCGAAGAGGCCGATATCGATCAGTTCCGCTGGTTTTTCGAGCAGGAGGCGGCCGGCGAGGCAGGCTTCGACGATCTCGTCGCGATGACCCAGGTCAAGCTGCCGGTCCGTCCCAAGCTCGAGCTCGCCCGCAACTATTGGGACGAGATGGGCCATGGCACCTTCAAGGGCATGCACGGCCCGATGCTCGACGCGCTGGTCGAGACGCTCCAGGTCAACCCGGTCATCGAGAATACGGTCTGGGAAAGCCTGTCGCTCGCCAACGCGATGACCGCGATGGCCGCAAACCGCCGCTATGCCTGGCATTCGGTCGGCGCGCTCGGCGCGATCGAACTGACCGCGCCGGCCCGCTCGCAGGCGACGGCCGACGGTCTCAAGCGACTCGGATTCTCGGGCAAGGAGCGGCGCTATTTCTCGGTCCACGCCGTGCTCGACGTCAAGCACAGCATCGAATGGAACCGCGAAGCGATCCGCCCCGCGGTCGAGGAAGACCCGGCAAGGGCGACCGCGATGGCCGAAGGCGCGCTGATCCGCCTGCGCTGCGGCGAGCGCTGCTTCGCTGCCTACCGAAACCACCTCTGGGGCTGA
- a CDS encoding cystathionine gamma-synthase family protein, with product MTDETEADLTGATARRRPKASAERIGDRKLKPSTMMMGYGYDPTLSEGSLKPPIFLTSTFVFPNAAAGKRHFEGVTGKRPGGAEGLVYSRFNGPNQEILEDRLAIWEEAEDALAFSSGMSAIATLFLAMTKPGDTIVHSGPLYAATETLIARILGRFGVKWLDFPAGASREEIDAVMIEARKTGDVALIYLESPANPTNALVDVEAVAAARDAIFADLTDKPPIAIDNTFLGPVWAQPLRQGADIVVYSLTKYAGGHSDLVAGGVLGNKAHINTIRAMRNTIGTICDPHTAWMLLRSLETLELRMTRAGENAAKVCAFLNGHPKVEKVGYLGFLEQQDDARQADIYRRHCIGAGSTFSLYLKGGETEAFAFLDALKIAKLAVSLGGTETLASAPAAMTHLSVPEARKQALGITDNLVRISIGVEDADDLIADFEEALKAV from the coding sequence ATGACCGACGAGACCGAAGCCGACCTGACCGGCGCCACCGCGCGCCGCCGCCCCAAGGCATCGGCCGAGCGGATCGGCGACCGCAAGCTCAAGCCCAGCACGATGATGATGGGCTATGGCTATGATCCCACGCTCTCCGAAGGATCGCTCAAGCCGCCGATCTTCCTGACCTCGACCTTCGTCTTCCCCAACGCGGCGGCAGGCAAGCGCCATTTCGAGGGCGTCACCGGCAAGCGCCCGGGCGGGGCCGAGGGGCTGGTCTATTCGCGCTTCAACGGGCCGAACCAGGAAATCCTCGAAGACCGCCTCGCGATCTGGGAAGAGGCCGAAGACGCGCTTGCGTTCTCCAGCGGCATGTCAGCGATCGCCACCCTGTTCCTGGCGATGACCAAGCCCGGCGACACGATCGTCCATTCGGGCCCGCTCTACGCCGCGACCGAGACGCTGATCGCACGCATCCTGGGGCGCTTCGGCGTCAAGTGGCTCGACTTCCCCGCCGGCGCGAGCCGCGAGGAAATCGACGCGGTGATGATCGAGGCGCGCAAGACCGGCGACGTCGCGCTCATCTATCTCGAAAGCCCGGCCAACCCGACCAATGCCTTGGTCGACGTCGAAGCGGTTGCCGCCGCGCGTGACGCGATCTTCGCCGATCTCACCGACAAGCCGCCGATCGCGATCGACAATACCTTCCTCGGCCCCGTCTGGGCCCAGCCGCTGCGTCAGGGCGCCGACATCGTCGTCTACAGCCTCACCAAATATGCCGGCGGCCATTCGGACCTCGTCGCGGGCGGCGTGCTGGGCAACAAGGCGCACATCAACACGATCCGGGCGATGCGCAACACGATCGGCACGATCTGCGATCCGCACACCGCCTGGATGCTGCTCCGCTCGCTCGAGACGCTGGAGCTGCGCATGACCCGCGCGGGCGAGAATGCGGCGAAGGTCTGCGCCTTCCTAAACGGCCATCCCAAGGTCGAGAAGGTCGGCTATCTCGGCTTCCTCGAGCAGCAGGACGACGCGCGCCAGGCCGACATCTATCGCCGCCATTGCATCGGCGCGGGCTCGACCTTCTCGCTCTACCTGAAGGGCGGCGAGACCGAGGCCTTTGCCTTCCTCGACGCGCTCAAGATCGCCAAGCTGGCGGTCAGCCTGGGCGGCACCGAGACGCTTGCCTCGGCCCCCGCGGCGATGACGCATCTGTCGGTGCCGGAAGCCCGCAAGCAGGCGCTTGGCATCACCGACAATCTGGTGCGTATCTCGATCGGAGTGGAGGATGCCGACGATCTGATCGCAGACTTCGAGGAAGCACTGAAGGCGGTTTGA
- the pgeF gene encoding peptidoglycan editing factor PgeF: MSDVEVVRARALDGVAHGFLGRSGGVSTGILAGLNVGTGSADDPEAIAENRRRATEAVLPGARLVTVFQVHSPDAVTVIEPYSDRLRPRADALVTDCPGLALGILTADCAPVLFADSEAGVVGAAHAGWKGAIGGVTDSTISAMETLGARRERIVAAIGPCIARASYEVDEGFFRRFAEADPANERFFADGTPGHHQFDLEAYVAHRLAAAGIRTGEMLGEDTYAQPARFYSFRRATHAQEPDYGRQIAIIGIS; encoded by the coding sequence GTGAGCGACGTCGAAGTCGTCCGCGCCCGCGCGCTCGACGGCGTGGCGCATGGCTTTCTCGGCCGCAGTGGCGGGGTTTCGACCGGCATCCTCGCTGGCCTCAACGTCGGCACCGGCTCCGCCGACGATCCCGAGGCGATCGCCGAGAATCGCCGCCGCGCGACCGAGGCAGTGCTGCCGGGCGCCCGTCTGGTCACCGTCTTCCAGGTCCATTCGCCCGACGCAGTGACGGTGATCGAGCCCTATTCAGATCGCCTGCGCCCGCGCGCCGATGCGCTGGTGACCGACTGCCCCGGCTTGGCGCTCGGTATCCTCACCGCCGATTGCGCGCCGGTCCTCTTCGCCGACAGCGAGGCGGGGGTGGTCGGCGCAGCGCATGCCGGCTGGAAGGGCGCGATCGGCGGGGTGACCGATTCGACCATTTCCGCGATGGAAACGCTTGGTGCGCGGCGCGAGCGGATCGTCGCCGCGATCGGCCCGTGCATCGCCCGCGCCAGCTATGAAGTGGACGAAGGCTTCTTCCGCCGCTTCGCCGAAGCGGATCCCGCCAACGAGCGATTTTTCGCCGATGGCACGCCGGGCCACCACCAGTTCGACCTGGAGGCCTATGTCGCACACCGGCTCGCCGCAGCGGGGATCCGCACCGGCGAGATGCTCGGCGAGGATACTTATGCCCAGCCCGCGCGCTTCTACAGCTTCCGCCGCGCGACGCATGCGCAGGAGCCCGATTATGGCCGGCAGATCGCGATAATTGGTATCAGTTGA
- a CDS encoding GNAT family N-acetyltransferase, whose protein sequence is MIYRDALPADGPPLSAMAQRCFSDTFGSLYRAEDLAAFLDRSFGADGLPSQLDDPAYAVRLALEGDAIAGFAKIGPVVFPGDWGSDAIELHQLYVLGPWQGAGVAPILVEWAIATARARNATRMLLSVFVDNVRAQRFYARYGFVEVGKYEFRVGDHVDDDRIWALDL, encoded by the coding sequence ATGATCTATCGCGACGCCCTCCCCGCCGACGGCCCGCCGCTCTCCGCAATGGCGCAGCGCTGCTTCAGCGACACGTTCGGCAGCCTCTATCGCGCCGAGGACCTCGCCGCCTTCCTCGATCGCAGCTTCGGCGCGGACGGGCTCCCCTCGCAGCTCGACGATCCGGCCTACGCCGTTCGTCTGGCGCTGGAAGGCGATGCCATCGCCGGCTTCGCCAAGATCGGCCCGGTCGTCTTCCCAGGCGATTGGGGCAGCGACGCGATCGAGCTGCACCAGCTCTATGTGCTCGGTCCCTGGCAGGGCGCGGGCGTCGCGCCGATACTGGTGGAGTGGGCCATCGCAACGGCCCGCGCCCGCAATGCCACGAGGATGCTGCTCAGCGTGTTCGTCGACAATGTCCGCGCGCAGCGTTTCTATGCCCGCTACGGCTTCGTCGAAGTCGGCAAATATGAATTCCGCGTCGGCGATCATGTCGACGACGATCGCATCTGGGCGCTCGACCTGTGA
- a CDS encoding class I SAM-dependent methyltransferase → MTSSDPLLPERLARAITLGGPIPLSQYMGAANAHYYATRDPLGARGDFTTAPEVSQMFGELIGLWLADLWDRAGRPPARYVELGPGRGTLAADALRAMAKAGFEPPVDFVENSPTLRAAQAERVPHAEWSVDLVGLPDDAPLLVVANEFFDALPIRQLIATQEGWRERLVACQDTLFLPIAGDRSFDMIIPPDLKHAPPGSILETSPATVAIVRGLAARLLAQGGAALIVDYGYEGPAVGDTLQAVRGHAYANPFEAPGEADLTAHVDFGTLREAAEVEGLVVHGPVTQGAFLTALGIAARTEALAAAAPERADDLAADRDRLIGEEAMGELFKVIALTAPGWPVPAGFA, encoded by the coding sequence ATGACGAGCAGCGACCCCCTCCTCCCCGAACGCCTCGCCCGCGCGATCACGCTCGGCGGGCCGATTCCGCTCTCGCAATATATGGGCGCGGCCAACGCGCATTATTATGCCACGCGCGATCCGCTCGGCGCGCGCGGCGACTTCACCACCGCGCCCGAAGTCAGCCAGATGTTCGGCGAGCTGATCGGCTTGTGGCTGGCCGATCTGTGGGACCGCGCCGGGCGCCCGCCCGCCCGCTATGTCGAGCTGGGGCCGGGCCGTGGCACGCTTGCCGCCGATGCTTTGCGGGCGATGGCGAAGGCCGGGTTCGAGCCGCCGGTCGATTTCGTCGAGAACAGCCCGACGCTGCGCGCCGCGCAGGCCGAGCGCGTGCCGCATGCCGAATGGTCGGTCGATCTGGTCGGGCTTCCCGACGATGCGCCGCTGCTGGTCGTCGCCAACGAATTTTTCGACGCGCTGCCGATCCGCCAGCTGATCGCCACCCAGGAAGGCTGGCGCGAGCGGCTCGTCGCCTGCCAGGACACGCTGTTCCTGCCGATCGCGGGCGATCGCAGCTTCGACATGATCATCCCCCCGGACCTGAAGCACGCCCCGCCGGGATCGATCCTCGAGACCTCCCCCGCCACCGTCGCGATCGTCCGCGGGCTGGCAGCGCGGCTGCTGGCGCAGGGCGGCGCGGCGCTGATCGTCGACTATGGTTATGAAGGCCCGGCGGTGGGCGACACGCTTCAGGCGGTGCGGGGCCATGCTTATGCCAATCCGTTCGAGGCGCCAGGCGAGGCGGACCTTACCGCGCATGTCGATTTCGGAACGCTGCGGGAAGCCGCCGAGGTCGAAGGGCTGGTCGTCCACGGCCCGGTGACGCAGGGGGCGTTCCTGACGGCGCTCGGCATCGCGGCGCGAACCGAAGCGCTCGCCGCCGCCGCGCCCGAACGCGCGGACGACCTCGCCGCCGACCGCGACCGGCTGATCGGCGAGGAGGCGATGGGCGAGCTGTTCAAGGTCATCGCGCTGACCGCGCCAGGCTGGCCGGTGCCGGCGGGGTTTGCATGA